A window of Leptotrichia wadei contains these coding sequences:
- a CDS encoding redoxin family protein, which produces MKKLIVTIVTLLSFGSISFGNTLQGVQLKDINNKPVSLNKYKGKKIYIKMWASWCPICLSGLSEINSLSADKSKNFTVITIASPGQKGEKPTAKFIQWYKGLNYKNTTVLLDEKGEVLKRAKVLGYPSNIILDGNLNIVKTLPGHLTAAQIKGAVK; this is translated from the coding sequence ATGAAAAAATTAATTGTAACAATTGTAACTTTGTTGAGTTTTGGATCGATTTCATTTGGAAATACATTGCAAGGAGTTCAGTTAAAGGACATTAATAATAAACCTGTTTCCCTTAACAAGTACAAAGGTAAGAAAATATATATTAAAATGTGGGCTTCATGGTGTCCTATCTGCCTTTCGGGATTAAGCGAAATTAATTCTTTAAGTGCAGATAAAAGTAAGAATTTTACAGTTATAACAATTGCTTCTCCGGGACAAAAAGGAGAAAAACCTACAGCTAAATTTATTCAGTGGTATAAAGGGCTTAATTACAAAAATACTACTGTTTTGCTGGACGAAAAGGGGGAAGTGCTAAAAAGGGCAAAAGTTTTGGGATATCCTTCAAACATTATATTGGATGGGAACTTGAATATTGTTAAAACTTTGCCGGGACATCTGACTGCCGCACAAATCAAAGGAGCTGTTAAATAA
- a CDS encoding efflux RND transporter permease subunit, translating to MTVAEFATKRVVSTTMILIFMVFAGWVAMTGMKQERIPDFDIPIVVINATWTGATAEDVKTQVSKKLEDAALNVDGIKNITTSSSYGSSVVTIEFNYGVDTDIKQVQVQTQIDKIKGQLPDDDNFKDPTVSKMDATGSSNMALMIGITGENKQLITSFVEETLQPRLKRNRGIGNISIMGNATRQIKVWLDPARLKEYNLSAAEIYSKIKAANTVTPAGTITDGTKEFILKVDGELKELDQIQDIIISNQNNQTVRLADVAKVEYGTEDPTSYVTYNGKEMVAVMIQKSKDGNLVEVAKKAKETLKEAKPLFPEGSNYNIIVDNSEKVSESIKNVASSGIQAVIITIIVLFVFLKNLRASLVVGTLIPISAMFTFFLLTTQGITLNMISLMGLSLAVGSLVDNGVVTLDNIFDHIQINKEPADVAAVRGTNEVILPMMASTATSVCVFLPIILFEGITKEVFKSIAFSMMFALSASIIVAMLWVPMASSLFLDVKKISDNAEKAARFNAFRDKYKELVAKVLENRWKMVIGVVIAFVVVVFGIGKTVKTTFFPTIDDNQYSVVATLATGLDLDVSKDIANKMEAVVKADPATKDINVLASKDAAVINVDVKKDTMKAMNRVREKLKDLPNVTLAVSPQKAGGRSSQKDYSFQIEGDDPQELNRIANAIMADMKSQSWFKDVKSSTEGGYPQAKLEVDRVKAESYGITVTDITQMLFMTASGSANPIDVTQSTETLDVVLELEKNQKNSLNKIMDLEIKTNKGTYVRLGDIATMQYEESASTISTENGTRIVTIGANLDSSKGFNDAAAFIQQSFKKTNPAEGYKIGVAGQAKNQSEMGGQIMKDLLLAIVLIYTVLAVQLESFILPLMIMTTLPLSMIGVILGLAITRVQLSMFVMIGILMLFGMAVNNAIVMLDFVAGLRKKGWTIHDALVEACGSRLRPILMTTLTTVLGWLPMVFSSKGSSGYYQGMAIAVMFGLSFCTVLTLFFTPVLYSLVEERKERKQKEREERRRQEKEEERRGYAK from the coding sequence ATGACAGTAGCAGAATTTGCAACGAAGAGAGTAGTGTCGACAACGATGATACTTATATTTATGGTTTTTGCTGGTTGGGTAGCGATGACAGGTATGAAACAGGAGAGAATACCAGATTTCGATATACCGATAGTTGTTATTAATGCCACTTGGACGGGTGCAACAGCGGAAGATGTAAAAACACAAGTATCAAAAAAACTAGAAGATGCGGCATTAAATGTAGATGGAATTAAAAATATTACAACTTCATCTTCTTATGGTTCATCAGTAGTTACGATAGAGTTTAACTATGGTGTAGATACAGATATTAAACAAGTACAAGTTCAAACACAAATAGATAAAATAAAAGGACAATTGCCAGATGATGATAACTTTAAAGATCCTACAGTATCAAAAATGGATGCGACAGGTAGTTCCAATATGGCACTGATGATTGGGATTACTGGGGAAAATAAACAGTTAATAACATCGTTTGTTGAAGAAACATTACAGCCTAGATTGAAAAGAAATAGAGGTATTGGTAATATTTCTATAATGGGTAATGCAACAAGACAAATTAAAGTTTGGTTGGATCCAGCTAGATTGAAGGAATATAATTTGTCAGCGGCAGAAATTTATAGTAAAATAAAAGCAGCTAATACAGTAACACCAGCAGGTACGATAACTGATGGGACAAAAGAATTTATCTTAAAAGTTGATGGAGAGTTAAAAGAGCTCGATCAAATTCAGGATATAATTATTTCAAATCAAAATAATCAAACGGTTAGATTGGCTGATGTGGCAAAAGTTGAGTATGGAACAGAGGATCCAACATCGTATGTAACATATAACGGAAAAGAAATGGTTGCTGTTATGATTCAAAAGAGTAAAGATGGTAACTTGGTAGAGGTTGCGAAAAAGGCTAAGGAAACTTTGAAAGAAGCAAAACCATTATTTCCAGAAGGTTCTAATTATAATATAATAGTTGATAACAGTGAAAAAGTTAGTGAATCAATAAAAAATGTTGCAAGTTCTGGGATACAAGCGGTTATCATTACAATTATAGTGCTTTTTGTATTCTTGAAAAACTTGAGAGCATCATTAGTTGTGGGAACATTGATTCCGATTTCAGCAATGTTTACATTCTTCTTACTTACAACACAAGGAATAACATTGAATATGATTTCGTTAATGGGATTGTCACTTGCGGTTGGATCACTAGTAGATAATGGGGTTGTTACACTGGATAATATTTTTGATCACATTCAGATTAATAAGGAACCAGCAGATGTAGCAGCGGTACGGGGTACAAATGAAGTAATTCTTCCGATGATGGCGTCAACGGCGACTTCAGTTTGTGTATTTCTACCTATTATATTGTTTGAAGGAATTACTAAAGAAGTATTTAAAAGTATTGCATTTTCAATGATGTTTGCGTTATCAGCTTCAATCATTGTTGCGATGTTATGGGTTCCGATGGCTTCAAGTTTATTTTTAGATGTTAAAAAAATCTCAGATAACGCTGAAAAAGCCGCAAGATTTAATGCATTCAGGGATAAATATAAAGAATTAGTGGCAAAAGTATTGGAAAATAGGTGGAAAATGGTAATTGGGGTTGTAATAGCATTTGTAGTAGTTGTATTTGGAATAGGAAAAACAGTAAAAACTACATTCTTCCCAACGATTGATGATAATCAATATTCAGTAGTTGCGACACTTGCGACTGGGCTAGATTTAGATGTATCAAAAGATATTGCGAATAAAATGGAGGCAGTTGTAAAAGCGGATCCAGCGACTAAAGATATAAATGTACTTGCTTCAAAAGATGCAGCGGTAATAAATGTTGACGTAAAAAAAGACACAATGAAAGCAATGAACCGTGTTAGGGAAAAATTAAAGGATTTACCAAATGTAACACTTGCTGTTTCACCACAAAAAGCAGGAGGTCGTTCATCGCAGAAAGATTATTCGTTTCAAATAGAAGGTGATGACCCACAAGAACTGAATAGAATAGCAAATGCGATAATGGCTGACATGAAAAGCCAGTCATGGTTTAAAGATGTTAAGTCATCAACAGAAGGGGGATATCCACAGGCTAAGCTGGAAGTAGACAGAGTAAAAGCTGAAAGTTATGGAATAACTGTAACGGACATTACCCAGATGTTATTTATGACAGCTTCTGGATCTGCAAATCCGATTGATGTAACTCAAAGTACAGAAACATTGGATGTAGTGCTGGAATTAGAAAAAAATCAAAAAAATTCATTGAATAAAATTATGGATTTAGAGATAAAAACTAATAAAGGAACTTATGTTAGATTAGGGGATATTGCTACAATGCAGTATGAAGAAAGTGCTTCAACTATTTCAACAGAAAATGGAACAAGAATTGTAACAATTGGTGCAAACTTGGATAGTTCGAAAGGGTTTAACGATGCAGCAGCATTTATTCAACAGTCATTCAAGAAAACAAATCCAGCTGAAGGATATAAAATTGGAGTAGCAGGACAAGCTAAAAACCAATCTGAAATGGGTGGACAAATTATGAAAGACTTGTTGCTTGCGATTGTGTTGATTTATACAGTACTTGCAGTTCAGCTAGAATCATTTATCTTGCCGCTTATGATTATGACAACATTACCACTTTCTATGATTGGAGTAATTTTAGGATTAGCGATAACTAGAGTACAACTTAGTATGTTCGTTATGATTGGTATCTTGATGTTATTTGGTATGGCAGTTAACAATGCGATTGTAATGCTTGATTTCGTTGCAGGACTGCGGAAAAAAGGCTGGACAATACACGATGCCTTAGTAGAAGCCTGTGGTTCAAGACTTCGACCAATTTTAATGACAACACTTACAACAGTATTAGGATGGCTTCCAATGGTATTTTCAAGTAAAGGAAGTTCGGGATACTATCAAGGTATGGCGATTGCAGTAATGTTTGGACTTTCATTCTGTACGGTGTTGACATTGTTTTTTACACCAGTATTGTATTCATTAGTTGAAGAAAGAAAAGAAAGAAAACAAAAAGAAAGAGAAGAAAGAAGAAGACAAGAAAAAGAAGAAGAAAGAAGAGGATATGCTAAATAA
- a CDS encoding response regulator transcription factor yields the protein MYSILIIDDEPIIRRGIKTFIDFEKYKISDVYEAEDGNSAFKTFSEVLPDLVLLDINIPFKNGLTLAEEMKYLKSDVKIAIISGYDYFEYAQKALKIGVEDYILKPVSKTDINEIISKLIYKLEEDKRYNEARKIINKISQSKKSNKNISHSKYKDILTKKIEEKYSDISFNLNSLADEMNLSSGYLSSLFKNLFGIPFQDYLNNIRMEKAKLLLLTTDLKNYQIGELVGMENFNYFNSKFKKTFGMTPKEFKKSVLEKI from the coding sequence GTGTATAGTATTTTAATAATTGACGATGAACCGATTATACGAAGAGGTATTAAAACCTTTATTGATTTTGAAAAATATAAGATAAGTGATGTTTATGAGGCAGAAGATGGTAATTCTGCCTTTAAGACTTTTTCTGAAGTCTTGCCTGACCTTGTCTTGCTGGATATAAATATTCCCTTTAAAAATGGGCTGACTCTTGCCGAGGAAATGAAATATCTGAAAAGTGATGTTAAGATAGCCATTATTTCTGGATATGACTATTTTGAATATGCTCAAAAGGCTTTAAAAATCGGAGTTGAAGACTATATTTTAAAACCTGTTTCCAAGACAGATATAAATGAAATAATTTCAAAACTTATCTATAAGCTGGAAGAAGATAAAAGATATAACGAAGCAAGAAAAATTATTAATAAAATTAGCCAATCTAAGAAATCTAATAAAAATATTTCTCATAGCAAGTATAAAGATATTTTAACAAAAAAAATTGAAGAAAAATACAGCGATATTTCCTTTAACTTAAATTCTCTGGCTGACGAAATGAATTTGTCTTCTGGATATTTGAGTTCACTTTTTAAAAATTTGTTTGGTATTCCTTTTCAGGACTATTTAAATAATATACGGATGGAAAAGGCAAAGCTGCTGCTTTTGACAACAGATCTGAAAAATTATCAAATTGGAGAACTTGTAGGAATGGAAAACTTTAATTATTTCAATTCAAAATTTAAAAAAACTTTTGGAATGACACCAAAAGAATTTAAGAAAAGTGTGTTGGAAAAAATATGA
- a CDS encoding sensor histidine kinase: protein MKLKKTMRNSMLLQLFFYYLVGNLLFILFLSSIFYYTSKYIIMNKEIEYTNKNVMSTSRYITLYVEKLQNIINLLSVNADVRNFLTLGNNNSKKSIEKMVYSILDNNKGIKNITVIGKNGSIISSDKNNDMKISANMMKEKWYVDAINNSDMPVFNPVRKDEDSSMNSNSWFLSISRDIKNSKGENLGVIVFDIKYEMFERYLRSNAFGRQSDSIIIDNHGNVIYYRDVKCFADKKCLEKFSEKNKNKDTYLYETQIENTNWNLRSLANTNDLVTLKKNFSHIVIIIFLVSLAFSSIITFIVITKILRPLIKLENHMQNFENNLREFHLSEKTGYEIQNLVEHFNVMVEKIKYLREYEIKALHSQINPHFLYNTLDTIIWMAEFEDNEKVISITKSLANYFRLSLSNGHEKIPLKDEIMHTKEYLFIQKQRYEDKLSYFFNIEDESLLSIEVPKIIIQPIVENSIYHGIKNLSGNGIITIDVYRQNSTINISVKDNGIGFEKAKQFKKSKTGGVGIKNVDKRIKFYYGKNYGVFINKDNKTEGAEVIIKIPFKSNL, encoded by the coding sequence ATGAAATTAAAAAAAACTATGAGAAATTCAATGCTGTTGCAGTTATTTTTTTATTATCTTGTTGGAAATTTACTGTTTATACTTTTTTTAAGCAGCATTTTTTATTATACTTCAAAATATATAATAATGAACAAAGAAATTGAGTACACTAACAAAAATGTAATGAGTACATCACGTTATATCACACTTTATGTTGAGAAATTACAAAATATAATTAATCTTTTGTCCGTTAATGCGGATGTTAGAAATTTTTTAACATTGGGAAATAATAATTCAAAAAAAAGTATTGAAAAAATGGTTTATTCAATTCTCGATAATAATAAAGGGATAAAAAATATTACTGTGATTGGAAAAAATGGTAGTATTATTTCCAGTGATAAAAATAACGATATGAAAATATCAGCAAATATGATGAAGGAAAAATGGTATGTTGACGCAATAAATAATTCAGATATGCCTGTTTTCAATCCAGTCAGAAAAGATGAAGATTCTTCCATGAACTCTAATTCGTGGTTTTTGTCAATTAGTCGGGATATAAAAAATTCAAAAGGAGAGAATCTGGGAGTTATTGTATTTGATATAAAATATGAAATGTTTGAAAGGTATTTACGTTCTAATGCTTTTGGAAGACAAAGTGACAGCATTATTATAGATAATCATGGCAATGTGATTTATTACAGAGATGTAAAATGTTTTGCTGATAAAAAATGTCTTGAAAAATTTTCAGAAAAGAATAAAAATAAAGATACATATTTATACGAAACACAGATTGAAAATACAAACTGGAATTTAAGAAGCCTTGCAAACACAAATGACTTAGTTACCTTAAAGAAAAATTTTTCTCACATAGTTATTATCATTTTCCTAGTTTCACTAGCTTTTTCTTCCATTATTACATTTATCGTAATAACAAAGATTCTAAGGCCTTTAATAAAACTGGAAAATCATATGCAAAACTTTGAAAATAATCTACGAGAATTTCATTTGAGTGAAAAAACAGGCTATGAAATTCAGAACCTTGTGGAGCATTTTAATGTAATGGTTGAAAAGATAAAATATTTGCGGGAATATGAAATAAAAGCTCTTCACAGCCAGATTAATCCACATTTTCTGTATAACACGCTAGATACAATCATTTGGATGGCAGAATTTGAAGACAATGAAAAAGTAATCAGCATTACAAAATCACTTGCAAACTATTTTAGGCTCTCCCTTAGCAACGGTCACGAAAAAATACCGTTAAAAGATGAAATTATGCACACTAAAGAATATTTATTCATACAAAAGCAGAGATACGAAGACAAACTTTCCTATTTTTTCAACATAGAAGATGAAAGCCTTCTTTCCATCGAAGTTCCAAAAATCATAATCCAGCCAATTGTAGAAAACTCCATCTATCACGGAATAAAAAACCTTTCTGGAAACGGAATTATCACAATAGACGTTTACAGACAAAACAGCACTATCAATATCTCAGTCAAAGACAACGGAATAGGCTTTGAAAAAGCTAAACAGTTCAAAAAGAGCAAAACTGGCGGTGTAGGAATCAAAAATGTCGATAAAAGAATAAAATTCTATTACGGCAAAAATTATGGCGTATTTATAAATAAAGACAACAAAACCGAAGGAGCAGAAGTAATTATAAAAATTCCTTTTAAATCAAATTTATAA
- a CDS encoding cytochrome c biogenesis protein CcdA produces MFNQPLLVGSVFLGGVASFLSPCILPIVPVYLGILSKGKKTVLNTFLFILGLSLTFVSIGFSFSFLTGIFFNDTIKVLAGILVIILGLHQTSILKFNFLEKNKSVNLNLIGKNSSLQAFLLGLTFSLGWTPCVGPILASVLTLAGEKGSAVYGGLMMFIYVLGLATPFVLFSFFSQELLKKVRSLNQYTNYFKIFGGFLIIFMGILLIMNKF; encoded by the coding sequence ATGTTTAATCAGCCACTACTGGTAGGAAGCGTATTTTTAGGAGGAGTCGCAAGTTTTCTATCTCCATGTATTCTTCCCATTGTTCCTGTATATTTAGGAATTTTAAGCAAAGGTAAAAAAACTGTACTTAATACCTTTTTATTTATTTTAGGACTTTCGCTTACTTTTGTAAGCATAGGCTTTAGTTTTAGTTTCCTTACGGGAATTTTCTTTAATGACACTATAAAAGTTTTGGCAGGAATACTTGTAATAATACTGGGACTACATCAAACAAGTATCTTAAAATTTAACTTTTTAGAAAAAAATAAATCTGTAAATTTAAATTTAATTGGGAAAAATTCTTCATTACAGGCTTTTTTGCTAGGACTGACATTTAGTCTAGGATGGACTCCATGTGTAGGCCCTATTCTTGCCTCAGTGCTTACTCTTGCAGGAGAAAAAGGATCTGCAGTCTATGGAGGGCTAATGATGTTTATATACGTCTTAGGACTTGCCACTCCATTCGTTCTATTTTCCTTTTTTTCTCAGGAATTGCTAAAAAAAGTACGATCTTTAAATCAATACACAAATTATTTTAAAATCTTTGGAGGATTTCTAATTATATTTATGGGAATTTTGCTAATAATGAATAAGTTTTAA
- a CDS encoding cell division protein FtsZ, translating to MKNTLNGVKVKIVALGKTGSNVINKMILNNIVRADFIVIDTEKLNLDSSKAPKKIFVSSITSFEAMEDLRKQTEKEFQNADMVFIIAEMGEKTGTLLSSAVAEIVKSMNILTVAIVSKPFDFEDRNKIKLAKKGKERLKHFADTVIVIPYQRLNDLYVNLPIENIYEKGEKAFVTIVKGILDLIKKQGIVNLDFADIKSILQNSGKTVLGFGKAHGEDRAKKAVEQALNTPLLERSIKGAGKILMNITSGNDIRLEEISQIATAVATSTENPDLFLAWGTVFEETKFENPEDFEQKGSCVKVYLIATDFRN from the coding sequence ATGAAAAACACGTTAAATGGTGTAAAAGTAAAAATAGTGGCTTTGGGAAAAACAGGAAGTAATGTAATAAATAAAATGATATTAAATAACATTGTAAGGGCTGATTTTATAGTAATAGACACAGAAAAGTTGAATTTAGACAGTTCAAAAGCTCCCAAAAAAATATTTGTGTCATCAATAACTTCATTTGAAGCGATGGAGGATTTAAGAAAACAAACAGAAAAAGAATTTCAAAATGCAGATATGGTGTTTATAATAGCTGAAATGGGAGAAAAAACAGGAACTCTGCTTTCATCAGCTGTGGCAGAAATTGTAAAATCTATGAATATACTAACTGTTGCAATAGTGTCAAAGCCTTTTGATTTTGAAGACCGGAATAAGATAAAACTTGCTAAAAAGGGAAAGGAAAGATTAAAACATTTCGCTGATACTGTAATAGTCATTCCATATCAAAGATTAAATGATTTATACGTAAATCTTCCAATAGAAAATATCTATGAAAAAGGAGAAAAAGCCTTTGTTACAATTGTAAAAGGAATATTGGATTTAATAAAAAAACAGGGAATTGTAAATTTAGACTTTGCAGACATTAAATCTATATTGCAAAACTCAGGCAAAACAGTATTGGGCTTTGGAAAAGCACACGGAGAGGACAGAGCAAAAAAAGCGGTAGAACAGGCACTAAATACCCCACTTTTAGAACGTTCAATAAAAGGTGCAGGAAAAATACTAATGAATATAACCTCAGGAAATGACATACGTCTGGAAGAAATCAGCCAAATTGCCACAGCAGTAGCCACAAGTACTGAAAATCCAGATTTATTTCTCGCATGGGGAACAGTCTTTGAAGAAACTAAATTTGAAAATCCTGAAGATTTTGAACAAAAAGGGAGCTGTGTAAAAGTATATTTGATTGCAACAGATTTTCGTAATTAA
- a CDS encoding type III toxin-antitoxin system ToxN/AbiQ family toxin: MRLYEVDESYINYLKLFDNRVLNYSGENYTKTRKYIGVLLKVNNCDYLAPLSSPNKKSDYTNGKIRKSNNFIIRITDKQRNILLGTIKISNMIPIFDKTVIKYYDIHKETDEGYKKLILKELRFIYANKEKIKKTAIKLYNQKIHNMSMDYIKHTIDFLLLEEKAKLYKK, from the coding sequence ATGAGGTTATATGAAGTAGATGAAAGTTATATAAATTATTTGAAACTTTTTGACAATAGAGTTTTAAATTATTCAGGAGAAAATTATACAAAAACACGAAAATATATTGGGGTGCTTTTAAAAGTGAATAATTGTGATTATTTGGCACCGTTATCATCTCCAAATAAAAAAAGTGATTATACTAATGGAAAAATACGAAAGTCAAATAATTTTATTATCAGAATTACCGATAAACAAAGAAATATTTTACTGGGAACTATAAAAATAAGCAATATGATTCCAATTTTTGATAAAACGGTAATTAAATATTATGATATTCACAAGGAAACAGATGAAGGCTACAAGAAATTAATTTTAAAGGAATTAAGATTTATTTATGCTAATAAAGAAAAAATTAAAAAAACAGCAATAAAATTATACAATCAAAAAATACATAATATGTCAATGGACTATATAAAGCATACGATTGATTTTTTATTATTAGAAGAAAAGGCGAAATTGTATAAAAAATAG
- a CDS encoding PG0541 family transporter-associated protein yields MKRLEIYFDSFYTEKMKEELREYGIDQYFIVPAIHSSWSKTFKHFNTHVWPGTDSILVTYLEDRHAQEIIRIIKIMKIDLGRGISMGAVILPVEDIIL; encoded by the coding sequence GTGAAAAGATTAGAAATATATTTTGATTCATTTTATACTGAAAAAATGAAAGAAGAATTAAGAGAATACGGGATAGATCAATATTTTATAGTTCCAGCTATTCATAGCTCATGGAGTAAGACTTTTAAACATTTTAATACACATGTTTGGCCAGGGACAGACAGTATTTTAGTTACTTATTTGGAAGATAGGCACGCACAAGAGATTATACGGATTATTAAAATTATGAAGATAGATTTGGGTCGTGGAATTTCGATGGGTGCAGTAATATTGCCAGTAGAAGATATTATTTTGTAA
- the msrB gene encoding peptide-methionine (R)-S-oxide reductase MsrB: protein MKSRSLLLFLILSLALFSVVLSNKNKNRKNRNENKLKKENMIQAGNENIREIYLAGGCFWGLEAYMERIDGVKDATVGYANGKTEKTSYNIVASTDHAETVHVKYDANKISLSKLLKYYFQVVDPTSINQQGNDRGRQYRTGIYYTNPKDKEIILQEIEEEQKKYTDKIQVEVQPLKNYILAEEYHQDYLRKNPNGYCHIDITKADEVIIDPKDYPKPSDEELKKRLTPLQYSVTQKKNTEHSFSNEYWDNHEAGIYVDITTGEPLFSSKDKYDSGCGWPSFTKPISKDVVTYANDTSFNMVRTEVLSRSGKAHLGHVFDDGPKDKGGLRYCINSASIKFIPLKDMEKEHYGYLIKLVQ from the coding sequence ATGAAATCTAGAAGTCTACTATTATTTTTAATACTATCTTTAGCTTTATTTTCAGTAGTATTATCAAATAAAAATAAAAATCGTAAAAACAGAAATGAAAATAAACTGAAAAAAGAAAATATGATTCAGGCAGGAAACGAAAACATCAGGGAAATCTATCTTGCTGGCGGCTGTTTCTGGGGACTTGAGGCATATATGGAAAGAATCGACGGGGTAAAGGATGCTACAGTTGGCTATGCGAACGGTAAAACTGAAAAAACGAGTTACAACATTGTCGCATCAACGGATCACGCAGAAACAGTTCACGTAAAATATGACGCAAACAAAATTTCTTTGAGCAAGCTGCTTAAATATTATTTTCAAGTTGTAGATCCTACTAGCATTAATCAGCAGGGAAATGATAGAGGCAGACAATACAGAACAGGGATTTATTATACTAATCCTAAAGATAAAGAAATTATTTTACAGGAAATTGAAGAAGAGCAGAAAAAATATACAGATAAAATCCAAGTTGAAGTTCAGCCTTTGAAAAATTATATTCTCGCAGAAGAATACCATCAGGACTATTTAAGAAAAAATCCTAACGGATATTGCCACATTGATATTACTAAAGCAGATGAAGTTATCATTGATCCAAAAGATTATCCAAAACCAAGTGATGAAGAATTGAAAAAACGGCTTACTCCACTGCAATACAGCGTTACACAGAAAAAAAATACTGAACATTCTTTTTCAAATGAGTACTGGGACAATCATGAAGCTGGAATTTATGTGGACATAACAACAGGAGAGCCATTATTTTCCTCAAAGGATAAATATGATTCTGGCTGTGGCTGGCCAAGTTTTACAAAACCTATTTCAAAAGATGTTGTAACTTATGCAAATGATACAAGTTTTAATATGGTACGTACAGAAGTGCTTAGCCGAAGCGGAAAGGCTCACTTGGGACACGTTTTTGATGATGGACCTAAAGACAAAGGCGGGCTTCGTTATTGCATAAACAGTGCTTCAATTAAATTTATCCCATTAAAAGATATGGAAAAAGAGCATTACGGATATTTAATAAAATTAGTTCAGTAA
- the upp gene encoding uracil phosphoribosyltransferase, with the protein MAVFELKHPLIEHKLSNLRNKHTDTKLFRESLNEIAGLMVYEATKHLPLKEIETETPIQKTTTKVLDKPITLVPILRAGLGMIDGILQLLPNAKVGHLGVYRNEETLEPVYYYAKMPTNVVESQVFVVDPMLATGGSMIYTLDYLKEKGVKNITVLCIIGAPEGIKKFTEKHPDVDLYIAAIDDGLNEHAYIYPGLGDAGDRIFGTK; encoded by the coding sequence ATGGCAGTTTTTGAATTGAAACATCCACTAATTGAACATAAACTTTCAAATTTGAGAAATAAACATACAGATACTAAACTTTTTAGGGAAAGCCTAAACGAAATAGCAGGACTTATGGTTTATGAAGCAACAAAACATTTGCCGCTCAAGGAGATTGAAACAGAAACTCCTATTCAGAAAACGACTACAAAAGTTCTGGATAAGCCAATAACATTAGTTCCCATCCTAAGAGCAGGACTTGGAATGATAGATGGAATATTGCAGCTTCTTCCAAACGCAAAAGTGGGGCATCTGGGAGTTTACAGAAACGAAGAAACTTTAGAGCCGGTCTATTATTACGCAAAAATGCCAACAAACGTTGTCGAAAGTCAAGTTTTCGTAGTAGATCCAATGCTTGCAACAGGTGGTTCAATGATTTACACACTTGACTATTTGAAAGAAAAAGGCGTAAAAAATATAACTGTACTTTGTATTATTGGTGCTCCTGAAGGAATAAAGAAATTTACTGAAAAACATCCCGATGTTGACTTATACATTGCGGCAATTGATGATGGACTTAATGAACATGCGTATATCTATCCAGGATTGGGAGATGCAGGAGATAGAATATTTGGAACAAAATAG